The Bacteroidota bacterium genome segment GAAAAAAGGCCTGCATGACAAAAACAGAATAACCCAGGGAATTAGTCCTGGCCAACTCCTTAGGAAAGCTGCCCTTATTATCCATTTGCACATCCAGCCTTCTGAGTGCATTCCTGCAAATTTCATTGGCCAGGTTATTCTTTCCCAGGAACAAGGCATAGCTCAAACGTTGGGCATCGTACCAAATACCGTGATTGTTTGTAGCATTCAGCTCAGCTTTTCCAATTTTACTATTCTGCATCCATTCCAAAAATTCAGAGATCCAGCTTTGCATACCTTTTTGATCTGTTTCAGTCCAAGCCTGAGATCCCTTTAATAATCCTATTGCATCAATAATCCGGTTAATTCCGCGGGTTTCAAGTACCCCCTCTCCGCGACCATCATATTTAACGGGAACTGCCTGACCAAAATTTACATTTGGGTTCATTTTTGTTTCAGGTAGCAGAAACCAGGTTCTGATAAGAAAAGTTGCCCTTTCCGCATACTTCTCTTCACCTGAAAAATAATAAGCCAGTGCTAAAACTTCAGAAGCCTGCTCCAAATTCCCCAACTCAGTATCATCACTAATTGCTTTTATTGCAGGATTGCGTTCCCCATCTTTCCGGATAAAAGGCAGGCCTGTAGGTGTATTCGGATTAGGCCAAAAATAAGGTGCCAGACTCAGATAATCATGCTTACTGCCGCTGGGTGGAACCTGTGTTTTATGCATCACCGTATAAGGTCCTTTATCCATGAGTTTATCAGCAGAGTTTAAAAGTCTCTGGCATGCAGTTACAGCTTGTGGGT includes the following:
- a CDS encoding alginate lyase family protein, which encodes MHKTQVPPSGSKHDYLSLAPYFWPNPNTPTGLPFIRKDGERNPAIKAISDDTELGNLEQASEVLALAYYFSGEEKYAERATFLIRTWFLLPETKMNPNVNFGQAVPVKYDGRGEGVLETRGINRIIDAIGLLKGSQAWTETDQKGMQSWISEFLEWMQNSKIGKAELNATNNHGIWYDAQRLSYALFLGKNNLANEICRNALRRLDVQMDNKGSFPKELARTNSLGYSVFVMQAFFQTATLSENTDIDLWNVTTPSGKSLQKGVDFLMPYLLKEKEWTGQQIKSYNFSDAVSFIKQASKKMNKPEYLKGLPENVSKNSETGWQQLISGFDE